In one window of Pseudomonadota bacterium DNA:
- the lptG gene encoding LPS export ABC transporter permease LptG, producing MIGAIADRHIGRTAIAGMGLALAVLVSLDAVFTLIAELGDVGRGTYTAGNAVQFTLLVIPQHAANLFPTAAVVGALLGVGGMAASGEIVAYRTVGLSRLRIALAVVLAAAVLLLPILLLSEVVGPAGDRLAKAMRLRATTEGVALSSDAGLWVRDGDRVIHARRPLVANADPTEPVVLADIDVFEFEEGRLRQATSASSARFENGRWTLSELRRSRLAEGRVSTEQPVEETWDSLIRPSQIRAAITRPKNLPIHELRPYVSYLEQNALNARPYEAALWARLAYPLSTLVIVFAATPFLFQGVRAGTLGGRLFVGMLLGIGFHLVNRWSGSLAQVYDISPVLAALLPSGLFALVTLWALRRGN from the coding sequence ATGATTGGCGCTATTGCTGATCGGCACATTGGCCGCACGGCGATCGCGGGGATGGGTTTGGCGCTGGCGGTGCTGGTTTCGCTCGACGCGGTGTTTACGCTGATCGCAGAGCTGGGGGACGTCGGTCGCGGGACCTACACCGCCGGCAATGCGGTTCAGTTCACGCTGCTGGTGATCCCGCAGCATGCGGCCAACCTGTTTCCGACGGCCGCGGTGGTCGGCGCCCTGCTCGGCGTCGGCGGCATGGCGGCCAGCGGAGAAATTGTGGCCTACCGGACCGTCGGCCTATCGCGGCTGCGGATCGCTCTTGCGGTAGTGCTCGCGGCGGCGGTGCTGCTCCTCCCGATCTTGCTGCTGAGCGAGGTGGTCGGACCGGCCGGAGATCGGCTCGCCAAAGCCATGCGCCTGCGGGCCACCACCGAAGGGGTGGCGCTCTCCAGTGATGCGGGGCTCTGGGTGCGAGACGGCGATCGGGTGATCCATGCCCGAAGACCACTGGTCGCCAACGCGGACCCAACGGAGCCGGTGGTGCTGGCGGACATCGATGTCTTTGAGTTTGAGGAGGGGCGGCTGCGGCAGGCAACCTCGGCCAGCAGTGCCCGCTTCGAAAACGGCCGGTGGACGTTGTCGGAGCTGCGTCGCAGCCGGTTGGCGGAAGGCCGGGTCAGCACCGAACAGCCGGTCGAGGAAACGTGGGATTCCCTGATCCGGCCCAGTCAGATCCGCGCGGCCATCACCCGCCCCAAAAACCTGCCGATCCACGAGCTGCGGCCCTACGTGAGCTATCTGGAGCAGAATGCCTTGAACGCCAGGCCCTACGAGGCGGCCCTTTGGGCTCGATTGGCGTACCCGCTGTCGACGCTTGTCATCGTGTTTGCCGCCACGCCGTTCCTTTTTCAGGGGGTTCGGGCAGGCACGCTGGGTGGGCGCCTTTTCGTGGGCATGCTGCTGGGGATCGGGTTTCACCTGGTCAACCGGTGGTCGGGCAGCCTGGCTCAGGTTTACGACATCTCGCCGGTGCTGGCTGCGCTGCTGCCCAGCGGCCTGTTTGCGCTGGTGACGCTGTGGGCCCTGCGGCGGGGTAACTGA
- the lptF gene encoding LPS export ABC transporter permease LptF yields MRIADRYLLRTVGLTWLGVLAVLLCVTVGLAVGDTLADVAMGRVPSNLLMTQLMLKSLEGLTILLPLSLFLGIILGFGRLYRDEELTVLAACGMGQRSLFRPLAWLLAPMLVMITILSLWIAPWALRTSKTLIARAASDLSVAGLQAGRFHEFASGGSVVYVGSLEADGSFRNAFIHIERNGRKDIVTADSGYQYQDASGARYLALRDGERSEGTPGAGDYRWMKFVRNDLRLPDPAKDQVITKFGALPLAEVMAGETPYHHAEFHWRIAPIAAMVVLTMLAVPLSRTNPRRGYFGNMVLAIMIYVTYANLLAIGTSWLEDDPGWRSAGLWWIHLDGVLLALWLLRNRHRRRQASQPPPPLGAATP; encoded by the coding sequence ATGCGAATCGCCGACAGATACCTGCTGAGGACGGTTGGCTTAACCTGGCTTGGCGTCCTCGCCGTGCTGCTGTGTGTCACCGTTGGACTGGCGGTCGGCGACACGCTGGCGGACGTGGCGATGGGTCGCGTGCCCTCGAATTTGCTGATGACGCAGCTGATGCTGAAGAGCCTGGAGGGACTCACCATACTCCTGCCGCTGTCGCTGTTTCTCGGCATCATTTTGGGTTTCGGCCGGCTCTACCGGGACGAGGAACTGACCGTGCTGGCGGCGTGCGGGATGGGTCAGCGGAGCCTGTTTCGGCCGTTGGCGTGGCTGCTGGCGCCGATGCTGGTGATGATCACGATCTTGTCGCTATGGATTGCGCCCTGGGCACTTCGGACCTCCAAAACGCTGATTGCCCGAGCCGCGAGCGACCTGTCGGTGGCCGGCCTGCAGGCCGGGCGGTTCCACGAGTTTGCCAGCGGCGGCAGCGTGGTTTACGTGGGCTCTCTCGAAGCTGACGGGTCGTTTCGCAATGCTTTCATCCATATCGAGCGCAACGGGCGGAAAGACATTGTCACTGCCGACAGCGGGTATCAATACCAAGACGCGAGTGGTGCACGTTATCTCGCGCTGCGCGATGGAGAGCGCAGCGAAGGTACGCCCGGTGCCGGCGACTATCGATGGATGAAATTTGTCCGCAACGATCTTCGCCTCCCCGACCCGGCGAAAGACCAGGTGATCACCAAATTTGGCGCGCTGCCGCTCGCGGAGGTGATGGCCGGCGAGACCCCCTATCACCACGCGGAGTTCCACTGGCGGATTGCGCCGATCGCCGCGATGGTGGTGCTGACCATGCTCGCGGTGCCTTTGTCCCGCACCAACCCGAGACGCGGTTATTTCGGCAATATGGTGCTCGCCATCATGATCTATGTGACCTACGCCAATCTGCTGGCCATCGGCACCTCCTGGCTGGAGGACGATCCGGGCTGGCGCTCCGCTGGCCTGTGGTGGATCCACCTCGACGGCGTGCTGCTGGCGCTGTGGCTGCTGCGTAATCGCCATCGCCGCCGGCAGGCGTCCCAGCCGCCGCCGCCCCTGGGTGCAGCTACCCCATGA
- the rimI gene encoding ribosomal protein S18-alanine N-acetyltransferase, which yields MEIRPMVERDIAAVLPIEAQAYPFPWSKGIFEDCLRVGYSCWVAERGDAVIGYGILSAGGGEAHVLNLCMAEAYRGLGHGLALLNRLINVGRWHHCRTIFLEVRPSNTRAIAVYEERGFSVVGRRPNYYPAAQGREDALIMAMKLVSGSLGQES from the coding sequence ATGGAGATCCGACCGATGGTGGAGCGGGATATCGCCGCGGTGCTGCCGATCGAGGCTCAGGCCTACCCGTTCCCCTGGTCAAAGGGGATTTTTGAAGACTGTCTGCGGGTGGGTTATTCCTGCTGGGTGGCCGAGCGGGGGGACGCGGTGATCGGTTACGGCATCCTGTCGGCGGGTGGCGGTGAAGCGCACGTGCTAAACCTCTGTATGGCGGAAGCCTATCGTGGCTTGGGCCACGGGCTGGCGCTCCTGAATCGTCTGATCAACGTGGGACGATGGCATCACTGCCGTACCATTTTTCTGGAGGTTCGCCCGAGCAATACGCGCGCGATCGCCGTCTACGAAGAGCGGGGGTTTTCGGTGGTAGGGCGCCGCCCGAACTACTATCCGGCGGCGCAGGGCCGAGAGGACGCCCTCATTATGGCGATGAAGCTCGTGAGCGGTTCGCTCGGTCAGGAAAGCTGA
- a CDS encoding MlaD family protein, with product MKRDNVNYVLAGAVVLAGMSLLFVVLYQLTGRSGASDNYYTFYRQVAGLRYGTPVYFEGYRIGQIESISPQRDGGQTTFRIDFTVEEDWPIPSDSVAAIATSGLLSDVFIVLNQGESAQLLQPDSEIIGREASDIFGSLNALADDVSDLTESHVEPLLELLATRVDTITANLESSTPVLVDDVTELLARLNDSAESLKTLMGQDNVNNVSTILSNFSQTSADAQLLVSELAEARSELRQLIADLGAIASDNRDGISGTVSELETSVLLLSQRLDSITFNLDEASRNLNEFARAIRRSPNRLLFSPEADETGANPR from the coding sequence GTGAAACGAGATAACGTCAATTACGTGCTGGCCGGAGCGGTGGTGCTCGCGGGGATGTCGCTGCTGTTTGTGGTGCTGTATCAGCTCACCGGCCGCAGCGGCGCCAGCGATAACTACTACACGTTCTACCGGCAGGTCGCAGGGCTGCGCTACGGCACGCCGGTCTATTTTGAGGGTTACCGGATCGGTCAGATCGAATCCATCAGCCCGCAGCGGGACGGGGGGCAAACCACCTTTCGGATCGACTTTACGGTGGAGGAGGACTGGCCTATACCGTCTGACAGCGTGGCGGCCATCGCGACATCCGGACTGTTGTCGGACGTCTTTATTGTCCTGAACCAGGGTGAATCGGCTCAGCTGCTTCAGCCCGACTCCGAGATCATCGGGCGCGAGGCCTCGGATATCTTCGGCTCGCTGAACGCGCTGGCCGACGACGTTTCCGATCTCACCGAATCTCACGTCGAGCCCCTGCTGGAGCTGCTGGCGACCCGGGTCGATACCATCACAGCCAACCTGGAGTCGTCGACGCCGGTGTTGGTGGACGACGTGACCGAGCTGCTGGCCCGACTGAACGACTCAGCGGAGTCGCTCAAGACCCTCATGGGTCAGGACAACGTGAATAACGTTAGCACGATCCTGAGCAATTTCAGTCAGACCTCAGCGGATGCACAGCTGCTGGTCAGCGAGCTCGCCGAGGCGCGCAGCGAGCTCCGGCAGCTCATCGCTGACCTCGGCGCTATCGCCAGCGACAACCGCGACGGGATATCCGGTACGGTTTCCGAGCTTGAGACCTCGGTGCTGCTGCTGTCTCAGCGCCTGGACTCCATCACCTTCAACCTCGACGAGGCCAGCCGGAATCTGAACGAGTTTGCGCGCGCGATTCGCCGCAGCCCGAATCGGCTGTTGTTTTCGCCGGAGGCTGACGAAACGGGGGCAAATCCACGGTGA
- a CDS encoding DUF3450 domain-containing protein, with product MPIRPFRAVDWAAVALVASLTTGSSLADVLDSSVQTEQQTNQDTRQSQDRINNLASETEDLIAEYRRVLRETESLRVYNDQLQRVVNNQVSEIDAVNRQLEQLESTNRGVVPLLIEMIDTLEQIVEADVPFQLEQRRNIVLDLQDTIYRADVTTSEKYRRVMDAYQREIDLGRNVFSYQGKLPETDRTVNFLVVGRTLLIYQSLDGEQVGWWNPNSRNWEELDGSYVTPINNAVRMANNQEAFNLVKLPVPAAGGAK from the coding sequence ATGCCAATCCGACCATTTCGCGCTGTGGACTGGGCAGCCGTGGCGCTCGTTGCGAGCTTGACCACCGGCAGCAGCCTGGCTGACGTGCTGGACTCATCGGTTCAAACCGAACAGCAAACCAACCAGGACACCCGCCAATCGCAGGATCGAATCAACAATCTCGCTTCGGAAACCGAAGATCTCATTGCCGAGTATCGGCGGGTCCTCCGCGAAACTGAGTCGCTCCGCGTTTATAACGACCAGCTGCAGCGGGTCGTGAACAACCAGGTCAGCGAAATTGACGCAGTCAATCGGCAGCTGGAGCAGCTTGAGAGCACCAACCGCGGTGTGGTTCCGCTGCTGATCGAAATGATCGACACGCTGGAGCAGATCGTCGAGGCTGACGTGCCGTTTCAGCTCGAGCAGCGCCGCAACATTGTATTGGATCTGCAGGACACCATTTATCGCGCGGACGTCACGACCTCCGAAAAGTATCGACGCGTGATGGACGCCTACCAGCGCGAAATCGATCTCGGGCGGAACGTTTTCTCCTACCAGGGCAAGCTTCCGGAAACCGATCGGACCGTGAATTTCCTGGTGGTCGGTCGCACGCTGCTGATCTATCAATCGCTCGACGGTGAGCAGGTGGGCTGGTGGAATCCGAACAGCCGCAACTGGGAGGAGCTCGACGGGAGCTACGTCACCCCGATTAATAACGCGGTGCGCATGGCCAACAACCAGGAGGCCTTCAATCTGGTCAAGCTGCCGGTTCCGGCCGCTGGGGGTGCAAAATGA
- a CDS encoding valine--tRNA ligase — translation MDKSYQPAAIEQRWYERWEELGVFAPTSEGQPYCIMLPPPNVTGVLHMGHAFQHTLQDALTRYHRMAGHSALWQCGTDHAGIATQMVVERQLESKGQTRHDLGRQAFTEAVWHWKAHSGGEITRQMRRLGDSVDWQHERFTMDEGLSAAVREVFVSLYEQGLIYRGKRLVNWDPVLHTALSDLEVVSEEERGHLWHLRYPLADADGDQQQFLVVATTRPETMLGDTAVAVHPDDERYQHLIGQRIELPLSDRQIPIIADSYVDPAFGTGCVKITPAHDFNDYQMGQRHQLPLINIFTPEAAINENGPQAYQGLDRMEARRRIVADLEAAGLLEKTEDHTLTVPRGDRSGAVLEPYLTDQWYVDLTRDQQPDGRPGGLAAITKPAIEAVRSGAVRFVPSNWDKTYYEWLNNIQDWCISRQLWWGHRIPAWYDDAGQVYVGNSEAEVRENHDLGDRPLKQDEDVLDTWFSSGLWPFSTLGWPEQTDRLQRFYPGNVLVTGFDIIFFWVARMIMFGLKFMGDVPFREVYITGLIRDYQGQKMSKSKGNVLDPLDLIDGIDLDALLHKRTSGLMQPQMAAKIEKATRKEFPNGIQAYGTDALRFTFAALATHGRDIRFDTGRIEGYRNFCNKIWNAARYVLMNVEDEAVQQQPAQATIFDQWIVSRLNHAADRVNQDLKRYRFDLASAAIYEFIWHEYCDWYLELTKPILNADGHPSAAHTRYTLLSVLEELLKLIHPLMPFISEEIWQRVAPKLSIDGTTISTQAFPGVSDDRSYPAAEEEVRWLQQLLLGLRQIRGEMNIAPRKSLTLLLEGGSEQHRRLFDRHVEMLQALGSLGDCRWLADGEEAPASAFASAGELKLHVPLAGIIDPKEELARLDKELERKSQEIQRLNGKLSNEKFVANAPEAVVTKARDQLAAAESESRDLAAQIERLRNL, via the coding sequence ATGGACAAGAGCTATCAGCCGGCGGCGATCGAGCAGCGCTGGTACGAGCGCTGGGAGGAGCTCGGCGTTTTTGCACCGACATCCGAGGGTCAGCCCTACTGCATCATGCTGCCGCCCCCGAACGTCACGGGCGTGCTGCACATGGGCCACGCATTCCAGCATACGCTGCAGGATGCCTTGACACGCTACCATCGCATGGCCGGCCATAGTGCGCTCTGGCAGTGCGGGACCGACCATGCCGGCATCGCCACGCAGATGGTGGTCGAGCGCCAGCTGGAGAGCAAAGGCCAGACCCGACATGACCTCGGCCGCCAGGCGTTCACCGAAGCCGTGTGGCACTGGAAGGCTCACTCGGGCGGTGAAATCACGCGGCAGATGCGCCGGCTGGGCGACTCGGTCGACTGGCAGCACGAACGGTTCACGATGGACGAAGGACTGTCAGCGGCGGTTCGCGAGGTGTTTGTTTCGCTCTACGAGCAGGGCCTCATCTACCGTGGCAAACGGCTCGTGAACTGGGATCCGGTGCTGCACACGGCGTTGTCCGATCTGGAGGTGGTATCGGAAGAGGAGCGCGGGCACCTGTGGCACCTGCGCTACCCCCTGGCGGACGCGGACGGCGACCAGCAGCAATTCCTGGTCGTGGCCACGACCCGCCCCGAGACGATGCTCGGCGACACGGCGGTGGCCGTACACCCCGACGACGAGCGCTATCAGCACCTCATCGGTCAGCGCATCGAGCTGCCGCTCAGCGACCGGCAAATCCCGATCATCGCCGACAGCTACGTCGACCCAGCTTTTGGTACCGGCTGCGTGAAGATCACGCCAGCCCACGACTTCAACGACTACCAGATGGGCCAGCGGCACCAGCTGCCGCTGATCAATATCTTTACGCCGGAAGCGGCGATCAACGAAAACGGCCCGCAGGCCTATCAAGGCCTCGACCGGATGGAGGCGCGCCGGCGCATCGTCGCCGACCTCGAGGCCGCCGGCCTGCTGGAAAAAACTGAGGACCATACGCTGACCGTTCCTCGCGGCGACCGTTCGGGGGCGGTGCTGGAGCCGTACCTCACCGATCAGTGGTATGTCGATCTGACCCGGGACCAGCAGCCCGACGGCCGTCCAGGCGGGCTGGCCGCCATCACCAAGCCGGCAATTGAGGCTGTCCGCAGCGGCGCGGTGCGCTTTGTCCCAAGCAACTGGGACAAAACCTACTACGAGTGGCTCAACAACATTCAGGACTGGTGCATCAGCCGCCAGCTCTGGTGGGGACATCGCATTCCCGCCTGGTACGACGACGCCGGTCAGGTCTACGTCGGGAACAGCGAGGCGGAAGTTCGGGAGAATCATGACCTTGGCGATCGCCCGCTGAAGCAGGACGAAGATGTCCTCGACACCTGGTTCTCTTCCGGACTATGGCCGTTTTCCACCCTGGGCTGGCCGGAGCAGACCGACCGGCTGCAGCGGTTTTATCCGGGCAACGTGCTGGTCACCGGCTTTGACATTATCTTTTTCTGGGTCGCCCGGATGATCATGTTTGGCCTGAAATTTATGGGCGACGTGCCGTTTCGCGAGGTGTACATCACGGGCCTCATCCGCGACTACCAGGGCCAGAAGATGTCCAAGTCCAAGGGCAACGTGCTCGATCCGCTGGACCTCATCGACGGCATCGACCTCGATGCGCTGCTGCACAAGCGCACCAGCGGCCTGATGCAACCGCAGATGGCGGCCAAGATTGAGAAGGCCACGCGCAAAGAATTTCCCAACGGGATCCAGGCCTACGGGACCGACGCGCTGCGCTTCACCTTTGCCGCCCTGGCAACCCATGGGCGGGATATCCGCTTCGATACCGGCCGTATCGAAGGCTACCGGAACTTCTGCAACAAGATCTGGAATGCGGCTCGCTACGTGCTGATGAACGTCGAGGATGAGGCTGTCCAGCAGCAGCCCGCGCAGGCTACCATCTTTGATCAGTGGATCGTTTCGCGCCTGAATCACGCCGCGGACCGGGTCAACCAGGACCTGAAGCGCTATCGCTTTGACCTCGCCTCGGCGGCCATCTACGAATTCATCTGGCACGAGTACTGCGACTGGTACCTCGAGCTGACCAAACCGATTCTGAACGCCGATGGACATCCCTCGGCGGCGCACACCCGCTACACCCTGCTGTCGGTGCTGGAAGAACTGCTGAAGCTCATCCACCCGCTGATGCCGTTCATTTCGGAAGAGATCTGGCAACGGGTGGCGCCCAAGCTGTCGATCGACGGCACCACGATCTCCACTCAGGCTTTCCCAGGCGTCAGCGATGACCGGAGCTACCCGGCGGCAGAAGAAGAGGTACGCTGGCTGCAGCAGCTGCTGCTGGGCCTGCGACAGATCCGCGGCGAGATGAACATCGCACCGCGCAAATCGCTGACGCTGCTCCTCGAAGGCGGCAGCGAGCAGCATCGGCGCCTGTTCGACCGACATGTGGAAATGCTCCAGGCGCTGGGCTCACTCGGCGATTGCCGCTGGCTCGCTGACGGCGAAGAAGCGCCAGCCTCGGCCTTTGCCAGCGCTGGCGAATTAAAGCTGCACGTCCCGCTGGCGGGCATCATCGACCCCAAGGAGGAGCTCGCCCGCCTGGACAAAGAACTCGAGCGAAAGTCCCAGGAGATCCAGCGGCTCAACGGCAAATTATCGAACGAAAAGTTTGTCGCTAACGCGCCGGAGGCGGTGGTCACCAAGGCGCGTGATCAGCTCGCCGCAGCGGAGTCGGAAAGTCGGGACCTGGCAGCGCAGATCGAGCGCCTAAGGAATCTCTAG
- a CDS encoding ABC-type transport auxiliary lipoprotein family protein produces the protein MTIQSPCLPALLAAALTLAGCSSTPVPEDSFYRMGNLPEPSLVFDSPPVDGRLMIEVPRAAGIRRQRGILYSEDEDHVEVRRYYYHFWEEPPPQLLQRRLIERLRLANAAVSITEGLSSDVNYRLRTRIREFDRVVDAGVASAVIDVDVILFTGFAEGEAVFRGSYREQVQAESDLMVDTASAFSRALDEVIDRFLGELEGSL, from the coding sequence GTGACCATCCAATCCCCATGCTTGCCGGCGCTGCTGGCGGCCGCACTGACACTGGCCGGCTGTAGCTCGACGCCGGTGCCGGAGGACAGCTTCTACCGGATGGGCAATCTGCCGGAGCCGTCTTTGGTCTTCGACTCGCCGCCGGTCGATGGCAGGCTGATGATCGAGGTGCCCCGTGCGGCGGGGATCCGGCGTCAGCGGGGGATCCTCTACAGCGAAGACGAAGATCATGTAGAGGTGCGGCGCTATTACTACCACTTCTGGGAAGAGCCGCCGCCGCAGCTGCTGCAGCGCAGACTGATCGAGCGTTTGCGTCTCGCCAACGCTGCGGTGTCGATCACGGAGGGGCTGTCCAGCGACGTGAACTACCGGCTGCGGACCCGCATCCGGGAGTTCGATCGGGTGGTCGACGCCGGTGTGGCTTCCGCGGTCATCGACGTGGACGTGATCCTGTTCACCGGCTTCGCGGAGGGAGAGGCGGTTTTTCGCGGCAGCTACCGTGAACAGGTCCAGGCCGAAAGCGATCTGATGGTCGATACCGCCTCGGCCTTCTCTCGTGCGCTGGACGAGGTCATCGACCGCTTTTTGGGTGAGCTAGAGGGTTCGCTCTGA
- a CDS encoding RDD family protein translates to MPTESSGSPAGSASTEPEGVPEYAPWWQLLLANLYDWLAIVGLLFVATAPWAMLSSGDVVTAGSLAFQLYLLALINAYFCFSWWRGGHTLGMRPWRMQLRRSDGALPTLAQCQLRFWVAVLSWSVGGLGLVWQLGGKGTWHDIASSTRAVKVIIHKKPRTKA, encoded by the coding sequence GTGCCAACAGAAAGCTCCGGCAGCCCCGCGGGTTCGGCCTCAACGGAGCCAGAAGGGGTGCCGGAGTACGCACCGTGGTGGCAGCTTTTGCTCGCCAACCTCTATGATTGGCTTGCGATTGTCGGCCTGCTTTTTGTGGCGACCGCCCCTTGGGCGATGCTCAGCAGCGGCGATGTCGTTACCGCCGGATCGCTGGCGTTTCAGCTGTATCTCCTGGCGCTGATCAACGCGTATTTCTGCTTCAGCTGGTGGCGGGGAGGTCACACCCTGGGTATGCGCCCGTGGCGGATGCAGCTTCGCCGATCCGACGGTGCACTCCCGACCCTCGCTCAGTGCCAGCTGAGGTTTTGGGTAGCGGTGCTGTCCTGGAGTGTCGGTGGCCTGGGCCTGGTTTGGCAGCTGGGTGGCAAAGGCACATGGCACGACATCGCCAGTTCGACTCGGGCGGTGAAAGTCATCATCCACAAGAAGCCGCGCACCAAGGCGTAA
- a CDS encoding leucyl aminopeptidase — translation MKFSVAEQSAVEVATPCLIIGVHEQARLRGAAAAVNKASGGRLLKMLKSGDIATQVGKMFLWPDVPGVKADRVLVVGCGKAEEFGPSSLQAATAGAMFFLAGRNVRAAACALPELTISGHTAAWRTRLCALACAFGAYRYTATKARSARRSAVSRVTFFGDKTLRKPLREAAAMAAGVERARELGNLPPNICTPSYIAQECRSMAEKLPNCKSRVLSRKELENLGMGCLLGVSQGSAHPPKLVVLTYQGAAKSAAPVVLVGKGITFDTGGISLKPGKGMDEMKYDMCGAASVIGAFAACAALKLKINLVTLVPAVENMPDGKSYRPGDVLTSMSGQTVEVLNTDAEGRLILCDALTYAERFKPQAVVDVATLTGACVIALGKHASGLMTPHDKLAAELVDAGEDTHDRAWRLPLWDDYQPQLDTPYADMANIGGPTAGAITAGCFLARYTKAFDWAHLDIAGSGWDGGTKNGASGRPVALLTQFLINRAG, via the coding sequence ATGAAATTTTCCGTAGCTGAACAGTCAGCGGTTGAAGTTGCGACGCCCTGCCTCATCATCGGTGTGCATGAACAGGCTCGGCTCCGGGGAGCGGCCGCGGCAGTCAACAAAGCGAGCGGCGGGCGGCTGTTGAAGATGCTCAAAAGCGGCGACATCGCCACCCAGGTTGGCAAGATGTTTCTCTGGCCGGACGTGCCCGGGGTCAAGGCCGACCGGGTGTTGGTGGTCGGCTGCGGCAAGGCGGAAGAATTTGGCCCCTCGTCGCTGCAGGCGGCAACCGCTGGCGCCATGTTTTTCCTGGCCGGGCGCAACGTTCGCGCAGCCGCCTGTGCGCTGCCCGAGCTGACCATCAGCGGGCATACAGCGGCCTGGCGAACCCGACTCTGCGCACTCGCCTGCGCCTTCGGCGCCTACCGCTACACCGCCACCAAGGCCCGCAGCGCTCGGCGTTCGGCGGTATCCCGGGTGACCTTTTTCGGGGATAAGACGCTGCGTAAACCGCTCCGCGAAGCGGCCGCGATGGCCGCCGGCGTTGAGCGGGCCCGGGAGCTGGGTAATCTGCCGCCGAACATCTGTACCCCCAGCTACATCGCCCAGGAATGTCGTTCGATGGCGGAGAAGCTGCCGAACTGCAAGTCCCGGGTGCTCAGCCGCAAGGAGCTGGAGAATCTCGGCATGGGCTGCCTGCTGGGCGTTTCCCAGGGCAGCGCTCACCCGCCCAAGCTGGTGGTACTCACCTACCAGGGAGCGGCGAAAAGCGCGGCGCCGGTGGTCCTCGTCGGGAAGGGCATCACGTTCGATACGGGCGGTATCTCCCTGAAGCCCGGCAAGGGTATGGACGAGATGAAGTACGACATGTGCGGCGCCGCCAGCGTCATCGGGGCGTTTGCCGCCTGCGCTGCGCTCAAGCTGAAAATCAATCTGGTGACGCTCGTCCCGGCCGTGGAGAACATGCCTGACGGGAAGTCATATCGTCCCGGTGACGTCCTGACCAGCATGTCCGGCCAGACGGTGGAAGTACTCAACACCGACGCCGAGGGCCGACTCATACTTTGCGATGCGCTCACCTACGCCGAGCGCTTCAAGCCCCAGGCGGTGGTCGACGTGGCAACGTTGACCGGAGCGTGCGTGATCGCTCTGGGTAAGCACGCCAGCGGCCTGATGACGCCCCACGACAAGCTGGCCGCCGAGCTGGTGGATGCCGGGGAAGACACCCACGACCGAGCGTGGCGTCTGCCCCTGTGGGACGACTACCAGCCTCAGCTCGATACACCCTACGCCGATATGGCCAACATCGGCGGCCCGACCGCCGGCGCGATCACGGCGGGCTGCTTTCTTGCCCGGTACACCAAAGCCTTCGACTGGGCGCATCTGGATATCGCCGGCAGCGGCTGGGACGGCGGCACCAAGAATGGCGCCAGCGGCCGACCGGTGGCGCTGCTGACGCAGTTCCTGATCAATCGCGCCGGCTGA